The following DNA comes from Chitinophaga nivalis.
AACCAAGTCGTTATTATGACTGATGCCGTCAAAGCTTACGATCCTTTTGCATCGAACCCCACCGACTATAGCATTTGCTTTCTGGCCAGGTGCTACAATTGTATATGCTATATAAGCGCTAAAAGTAAAGCCATCCATGAAAACAACCGCGTTACTTGGGTTATCTACTATTACCTGTACTTTGTACGTACCAGGATTAAGAAAAAGTTTATTGGTATAGAGGTTATTATAGGCATTTTCAAATGAAACCTCTTTGAGAACAGTGCCATTGGCATTTAATACCCGGAATTGGGCATTAACGAAATTGAGAGGGCCGGAGTTATTTCGTACGTCTGCTGTCAGCGTAATGGTAAGGTCCTGGTTCCGGGTTAAGTTCAGGGTTTGCTCTTCAACTATGATATTTGTTCTGTTGTCCGGATAATCTACTGACTGGCCTATATTCATCGATGCATCCTTTATTTGTACGGCTACTTCACATTCTTCTTCGGCCAGGTAATTATTCCCTTCGTATTCAAAAGCTGTCTCTCCGCCGGTAGGATATTTAATGTTTTCCAGCACGCCCAAAATGGCGAAGGCCGGATTCGGGTTTCTATCGGCAGGTTTTTGTGTCGTCAGTAAAGCGTCATACACGTAATATTGAGGATTACACCTGTCTATTTGCGGAATCAGACTGGTATTGCCAAAGGCGCCATTATAATAGCCCCAGTGGTCCTGTGCTTTGGAATTGACACCCGGAAAGCCGCTTGATTCATTATAACGAAAAACATAAGGTTTATTGGCAGGGAGGTTATCAGCATCCACTTCTGTAATGCCCGATAATTTCAGCTTCATACCGTCTGCCTGTTGCGTAGGAAAATAACTATAGGAAAAATTGTAACCCTTTATACGCGTTCCTTTTTCGTCGAACAACATAATAGCATCCAGGCATTTCGCATTGGACATATCCTGTCTGGCTGTATTGGAGGTAAATTCAAATTTACCACCCGGGAAGGTGATTCGTTCCAGTAAAACAATATCATTAATGACGGATGATGTCCCGGAGTTATCAAACTGACTGGGATGTGGACCGCCGGAACTAATCAATTTGGTATGTTTTGTTTCGCTGTAGGAGTAAGTGGTATGGCTGCCCGTTTTTTTGTATTGCAGGCTAGCGGTATTGCCTTTGCTGGTAACAATTTTGGTGAGATACCATCCGGATACATAATGCTGACCGCTGGGAGCACTGGATGGCGCTGTGGTGGTCCATTCTCTGGACTCCGTTGTTTCTCCGAAATAATATTGGTTGCCATCCGGCGTCGTTACTTTCCAATATCCGTCGAAGGTAGATGCCTGCGACGGAGGGATGATCTGGATATCGCTTTTTACAGAGGGGGCACATTTGATTTGTCCGTTCTCCTTGTACAGGAAGAATTTACCGGAATACTGACCAAAATTGAAGTAGAAGATATCTGATTCTGCATCGAAAAGTCCCTCGTTGATACCTGCCAGGTAATAAGCGTCCGTTGTACGGGGATCCCAGGCGCGCGCCAGGATACCATTGGTGGGGTGTTCATCCGCAATTCCCCGTGCTGCCCTGGTAATGACGCCCCCTGCATTGAGATTCCAGCCCAGTCCCACCCATGATGGTAATTCCGAAATCTTGCAGCCGGAATTTAAATAACTCATATCCATTTTGATAGTAAGATCTCTTGCCGTCACGTTAAATAATGGCACACCAATCTTAGGAAGTCCTATAAATTCATTCAGTGGTATATCACCGTACTTTGCAAATGAAATAGCTTGCGGTGAAGGAGGCGTAATTTGCGGAAGCCCCTGTGATCTTACGTTTACACTAAAACAGCAAACGAGCAGCAACAAATAAAAAGATTTCATGGATGTATTTATTGTACAATGAGTATAGGTATAACAATATGTGGCAGCAGGATAAATGTATAGGGAGCTGCAGGTATAAAAATAGCCGATTCCTGTTCGCAAAGGGAGAGGAAGATAAAAAGATATCATTAAGTTAACTTTAAAACCGGAGACCGTGTGCTCCGGATATTCCCTTTCTCCTGCTACGCTAAAGCAGCAGTCAACACTGTGTGGCTGCATTAAATAATGGTATATTTATTTTTCCGATCATGATAAATTCAGGAGCTGGTGACAAAACAATAATTCCGTAAATTACTGTAACTGCCTGTTTTCCCATACTATCTCTTTTACCTCAAAAACACCTAGAGATGCGTTGTACCCAGGAAGATTTTCAAAGAGCCATCAGGATTGCTAATGCTATACAGGACTATTTCCGTATTAATTATAATTATACAGATGTAAGAAGTACCGATTTATATGATTACCTGGTAAAACGAAATCTGGTGGAGCAAGACCGGCATCATGGGCTGCATTTTCGTTCATTTCTGCGAAGACTAAAGGACGATGGGCTGCTGGATCTGATACCCCAATGTCAGTATACCACTTCACCCGTCAGCGGTGGTGAGTGGCATTTTATACGGATGTCCGATGAAAAACTGGCCACCATCAGAAACAAGCATAAAGGAAAAAGAGCGACAGCAACACATGTCCCTAAGTTATCCGAAGCTGAAATTGACGAGCTGATTGAACTTGCCCGTAATGCAGTGGATAAATTGCCTAAAAGAGATACATCAGATCTTACTCATCAACAACTGGAGTTAAGAAAAAGTTACCCAAGAGCTTATGAAGAATGGTTGCCCCGCGAGATTGAAATCATGTCCCGGGCATTTCTCAAATTTGATCGGATAGATAAAGTGGCTGAGTTATTGCAACGGCAGCCTCATATTGTCCGGGAAAAATTACAGGCTCTGGGGCTTATAACATAAGTGAAGTGAATATCCCGCAGCTTGTCTGTCAGTAATGCATCGTAAGTTTAAGTAATCCCCGTCTGATACTAGCATTCTTTTTTTGATATTAGCATTCTGCAAAATCTGTACTCATCGTACCGGGTATACTTAAAATTAAAAAATCGGAGCGTAAACCCCGATTTTTTAATATTTACAGCGCTTTTTGAAATAGTATCATGTTTACACACAGAATGAAATAACTCCCTTTTTTATTGCAACTCCCTTTTAGTATTTGTGATTTACAAACTTAGCTGCAACAAGTCACGGGCCTTTTACAATTTACTATCTTGGTGATGTATCTTATTAGCATCCAGTATTGGATCTTCTGTAACTATCTCTTTTGATAAGGTATAAATATTTATACCTTCAATAATTGAATAAGTACTATGATTCCATATATTGAAAACACTGCCATCAGGAAAACTGTATAATCCTGTAAGGAGGGATTTGGAGCTAAGTAAAACCCTATCGTCTTTTTTTTCACATATAAACGAAACTGGCATTATTGCAATACTTGCATTCTTTGATTTGTTCAAAAATGTCCTCCAGTTAATATTTAGTTTAATCAATTTCTCCGGAATTCCTTGCAAGGACTCCGGTGCAGAGCTAGAAAGTAATGCTCTTTGAAGGTTCCCTGATTTATCAAAAAAGAGTTTAATCAGCATCAGGTATGTACATTCCTGGCATTTTTCTTTTCTTAATTCAACCCGCTCATGTCCAAAAAAAACAGTTAATTTTTTATATTCTTGATTTATGGACTGGCTCTTTGTTTTTTGCGCATTTGCTATGTTTGTTAGCGCAAACATACTGATAAAGGAAAACAGCATCCACTTTGCTCTATTATTCATTATACGGTCCATGTAAATATTTTTAGTCTTTTATTTGCATTGAGAAGAAGTACCAACAGTGCCTAGTTGATGATTGTAAATGTTTTTATAGATTTGGGCGGTAGCATCCGTTTTATTACTCGCATCTTTTAATTGTTTAGAAGTCCATTCTAAGGTTTGTAATAATCCTGTCCAACTCAGGTCGCTCTGATCCTTTTTTGAGATAGTTGGAAATATTTCCATCAGTGCATCAGATATGCTACTGGTATAAACAGACGCCATTTTTTCATGTTGATTAATATATGGCTCATCAAATTTAACTCCTTGTATTTTTAGAAAACCATGTAATGATTCATGAAGCATGGTTGTTACTATAAATTCTTTAGAAGCTTTGGGTAATGCATCGACATTTAAATCAATATATACAACTCCTCCTATGAGGGTACCATCTGGTTTGCCTGCTAAATGCGAATCATAAACATTATACCTTCCCATTGCTCCAGGCATCTCATTATCCGGTTTTTCACGGAAAATTAAGTCAAAATTGGATTTTCCACCGAACATTTTATCCATTGTTGTAGCAATCCTGTTTTTTAAATCTTTTGATAGTACCGATTTATAAGCCTCAGTTAAGCATGGATTATTTAATTCACTTTTAATAGCTTCTATATGTGTGGGCTTGTCTCTTGGTTTCTCTGGGTCCCAATGGTCATCTACCACAGGACCATCGCCACTGCCGCCGTTACCACCACCGCCATCACCAGGATCAGGATTACCCCCTCCTGTACCAGGGTTATTCGTGCCGCCTGATCCTTCATCTGTACATACAGAATATCCGTATACGGTAAATACTCCATCCGGATCAATACGTGTTTCCGTGTAATAGTCACATTGCAATTCGGGCCTTATTCTGCTTTCGAATGCTTTTTGGCTTGGAAATTTGGCAATAACAGCATTGTATTTTATGCTACCGTTGTTGTAATAGTCTCCCTTTTTAAATTGCTGGTTTAAGTCCGATCTACCAATCAGACCGGTAAAATCAGCGGGATTATACGTTTTATGTGTTTTGATGTATGCCTCAGTTCCGACAATTTCAATCACTTCACCTTTAATTATTCCTTTTGAAATGCTAAAGATCACTCTCCGGATACCTCTGCTCCCTTTTTCAAAATTGCTGGTAAAAGGATAGGGGACCGTAATCCGATATGTATTGCTTTGGGCGTTTATAACTATTGTCGCCTTATCCCAATTTAAGGCTCCGGTTTTATGTGGTGTGGTTTCATACCAGCTTTGCGCTTTAGTAATCATTTGGGAGTTGGGTGTATCAACGCTACTTTCTTCCTTGGAGCAAGACGTGAAATAAATAACAAGGGGAATCAGTAATGAAAAATTAATGAATGATTTTATCATTTTTAGGGTTTGGGTTCTTATTTGTCGTATTATATATCGGATGAAAGATAATTCATTACAGTAATTCTATAAACTTACAAAAAAGTCCTGATAAGAATATCAGGACAGTGGCTATTACATAAAGTGTATTAGTAAAGGTTTTGACTTTAAACGAGCAATTTTTAAAATATTGATAACTTAACCCGAAGAAGAAAATTTATACAGCGATGGTACCACCTTAATTTATACTCAGCTATTTCCATGCTGTAAGCTGAACAAATAAAGCGCTTCTATATCGTTAGCACATAATAAGGGCATGGCCAGCCTTAATTTATCCAGCTCCCAATTCCACCATCGCATAGCGAGCAGTTGGGCTATTTGTTGTTCACTGAACCGCTTCTTTATTTCTTTGGCCGGGTTGCCGCCAACAATCGCATAGGGCATCACGTCTTTTGTAACCAGCGCGCGACTGCCTATAACTGCCCCATCACCGATTTTTACGCCCGGCATAATCATCGCTTCGGCCCCAATCCATACATCGTTGCCGACGATGGTATCACCAGCTCCGCGGAATGCATTGAGGCTCGTTGCAAATGCCGGTTCTTCGTTCATAAAGTAGAAGGGGAAACTGGAAATCCAGTCATATCGATGTCCCTGGTTACCGGCCATAATAAAGGATACACCTGTTCCAATGGAGCAAAAACTACCAATGATGAGCTTATCTACATCATCCCGATCCGGCATTAAATAACGTGCGCAGTCATCAAAACTATGACCATGATAATAACCGGAGTAATAACTATATCTGCCTGCAATGATATTGGGATTGGTGATATGCTCAGCTATAATTTTCCCTTTGAAAGGGCTTTCAAAGAAATTTTCCATAAATAAAATGACGATAATGTTGGCACGTATTAGCATGCCAGGTAATAAAAATATTTAAAATAGATAGGCTGTATATCCCATTACATGGGATAATGGCGAGAGCAGTGAGAGAGGAGTATTTGTCTAATCAGCGATTTCCATCGTGCGAATATATAAAATAATTGTTACAGGGCAGGTGAAGACGTTATTTGTTTTTCTCTGCGATAACACTTCGGTGATTATCTGTTCAGGAGGTCTCTGCCTGGGATTTGCATGGGTAACCGTTCATAAATCACCTGCATCTGCATAAATTTATAATGCAACGGTATTGGTTGCTATTGGATAATATGATAATGATTGGTTGCCTACCGGAACAGATCCATCATTATTTCTTACATAATAAAGCGGGTACTTCAAAGAAGCACCCGCTTTATTTATATTGTTTCATATCTTTCTCATTTCCTCCCCGGCATCACTTCCGTGATCACCTGTCCGGTAGTACCACTAGGCATCTGGATATGCAGCAACGCAGAAAGCGTTGGGGCAATATCTGTAATGCTGACAGGCCGGTAACTGCTACCAGGCGTGATCTGCCAGCCAAACCATACCAAAGGAATGTGGGTATCATAAGGGTACATGGTGCCATGCGTCGTGCCCATGATGCTGCCATTCTTAACGCCCGGAGCGGGTACCATCATCATATCGCCGCTGCGTTTGGCATGCCAGCCATTTACATACATGCTATTGTACGGCGCCGGGAGATAGCCGCTGCGCAGGTCATCCATGGCTACCACATCGCCGATACCGGAAATTGCTTTCAACTGCACTTTAATGAACTGCTGCAGGCTGGCCATAGGTACACCTGCCTTGCTGATGGCGGCGGTATCCAGGTAAAGCTGGGTGCCGGCATCAGACAGAATAGCTTTGGGAATGCCCCAGTTTTTGTGGATGGCTTCATTCAGGGCAGTGGCCCGGCCCATCTTCTCCGCTTTGCCTGGCAGGCGGTTATCCTGCAGGAATCCCGGTGAATGCACGGCCCCATGGTCGGCGGTAAGGAATACCAGATAGTCTTTACCATATCGCTGATCCAGCCAGCTGAGGAAGGCGCCCAGTTCTTTATCCAGCCGCAGGTACATGTCTTCCATTTCAATGGCGTTGGGGCCAAAGCTATGGCCGGCAATATCCGGTGTGGAGAAACTGAGGGCCAGCAGGTCGGTGGCATTTTTTCCCAGGTCATAGCCCTGGATGGCCGCCTTTGCGAAGTCCAGGGTGAGGGTATTCCCTAAAGGAGAATATTTCAGCAGGTCATAATCCTTTCCTTTGTTGAATTGGTGCAGGAATACCGGTTTATCTTCCCCGGGAATGGGTACTTCATAAAACTTATCGTCTGCTGTGCTGGCGGTATAGGTAGCCGCCGGATATAACGTTTGCCACGGCTGTTGTATGTACTTGGCGGCTCGTTGTTCCTGGTTGAAAGCTTCCGCCCATGCTGGCAGGTTATTCATGTACCAGGTGCTGCTAATGAAATTACCGGTAGCATCGTCGTACCAGAAGGCGGCGTTGGCGCCGTGGCCGGCGGGTAATATCGCTGCCCTATCTTTCAGTGCGATGCCAATTACCCTGCTTTGAAAGCCGGTGCCGATGCGCAGTTCATCGCCCACGGTGGTAGACTGCAGGTAGTGCGGCGACATACCGCCTGCCGTTGTTTTGCCGGTACCAATGGTACTGACAGCACTATCGTATACACAGTACACGGATTTACCGGATGCCCGGTCGTACCAGTCGTTGCCAACAATGCCGTTCATGGCAGGACCCGCGCCGGTATACACGGCGGCGTGGCCGGCGGCAGTAACCGTGGGTACATAATTGATCATCGTTTGCTCGCAGCTGAAACCCTCCCGGAGCAAGCGTTTGAATCCGGTGCTGCCATAGCGGTTGTAATAGCGATAGAGGTAGTCCCAGCGCATCTGGTCTACCATGATGCCTACCACCAGTTTTGGGCGGTTCAGTTGCTGCGCATACAAACTGTTGCCAGCCATCAGGATGGCCAGCAACAGTATTTTAGAGATCCTCATGCGGGTTTGTTTTCTTTGAATTTATTGATTTTGCCGGCGCGTTTCTCCAGTATAAAAGCGTCGAACAACTCACCGGTTGCCAGGTACGACCTGAAATCAAGTTGGTGGTTATCTATGGTTACCAGGTGATACATCTGCAGATGTCCGGTGACAATATCGGCCCACTCCATTTTTTCGTACTCATACATTTTTGATCCGCTCACAGATACTACATAGGCAGTACCGTAAGGCGCGATCTGCTGCATCCCTCTGCCATAGGCATGATCATGCCCTTGCAGTACAATGTCGACTTTGTATTTATCGAACAGGGGTTTGAACCCGGCTTTAACTTTTTCATTGATCCGGCCTTTCTTGGTGGAGAATACCGGATGATGCATGGTGACAACGGTCCATTTGTTCGGGTTCGTAGCGAGCGTGTTTTCCAGCCACTGTTGCTGTGCCTGCAGCAGCGATTCAGAGGTGGCTTCCTCCATCATCTGCGTATTCAGACTGATAAAACGTACCCCCTGGATATCTGCATAAAATACGGAACCTTCCAGTGCATCGAGGCCGGTGCCATTGGCGGGAAGGGTAAATTGCTTTTTCCAATGCACGGAGAGGTGAGGTAAGCCATCTTCATGGGTGTACTCATGATTGCCTGGCGTTACCAGGGATGGCACAGTACCATGAATATAACCACCGGCATCGAACCATTGCCCCCATTCATCGTCTTTGTTGGCGCGGTTTACGAGGTCGCCGGCGTGAATGATGAGTTTTGCTTCCGGCATCTGGGCATAAGCTTTTCTGATGACCCGGCTCCAGAAAGGTTTGATACCTACCTGTGCATCGCCGAGGTAGATGAAGGACAGTTTGCCGGTAGTAGCTGCCGTGCGAAACTGCAGCCATTCGCTCCAGCCTTCATCGTTGCCGGCGCGGTAGGTATACAGGGTATCTGGTTGCAGCCCGGTAAGCGTGAGACTATGATAATACACCTGCAGGGTTTCATATTGCAACGTTTCCGTTTTCGCCGTTAACCGTGTGGCTTTCGCTGCAAATGCCGGCCGGGCATCCGCGATGGCATATTCAACATAGGCGGTTGCTGCCGTGTTGGTACGCCAGGTGATCGCTGCTGTTGTAGCCGGATCTTTGGTAATATTCAGGATGATCCGGTCAGGGACAGCGGAGGCCGTGTAGCCGGGATCGGGAGCAAGGTCGGTGGGAGCGGCAGCCGTAGCTGCTGCCAGGCCGGATGTTCCGGCCAGTGGCAGCAGTACGCCGGCTTTCACCATCCTGCTGAGAAAATTTCTTCTACCTACTATTTTCTTTTCCATATTCAATTGTGCTTATCTCAGGTACCACATTTTTGTATTGATATCATCGGCGCCAAATGCATTAATGGCGGCGCGGTAGTTGTCGATATTTACATCCTGTTCGGTGGATGGCCACGCATATCTTACCGGGAATGTTTTTTGATAAGCCATCGGGCCTACCACAAATGCCGGATATCCGGTACGACGGAAGTCAAACCAGCCCTCTGCTCCACGGAAGGTCATGGCCAGCCATTTCTGCGTGATCAGTTGTTCCAGGGTACCATTGTACTTTACTACCGGTTGCTCGTAGTAGTTTCTGCGTTGCGCTTCTGCCTGCAGGCCATAATATTCGAGGGAGGATTTAATCCCGTTGTTATACATGGACTCAGCGGTATTGCCGGCCAGGTTTACTTTACCTTGCTGCATCGCCTCTGCGGCAATGAAACATACCTCTGTATACAGCATCAGGCTGGCTTTGTAAAGCGTTGGTTTATTCTGCCGGAAGAAGGAAGACAAAGTAGACTGATGCGATTCGCCACCATTGTAATCACCCGGATTCGTATAGGCGTGTGGGATACCCACGTATTTGTTTTTGTCGATGGTAGCTCCTTCGGTGCTGGCAACCGGGGCAATCCATAATTCCAGTCTGGGGTCATTGCGCGACAGCAAAGCATCTACCAGCTCTTTACTGGCTTTCGTTTTCAGGAAATCATTATCGATCATGTTCAGTGGTCCGCCAGCCCAGCTATCGTCTTTTTTGACACCCAGGTAAGGTACTTCTGCGTTGTCGGCATTGCTCTCCATGATTGGATAAGCGGTTTTGTTGTTCAGTATTTCCTGCATCTCTGTCCAGGCAGCCGGATATTTTTTGGCGCAACGGAGCAGGAGGCGTAAACGTAATGAGTTGGCCAGCTTGCGCCATTTCAAAGCATCACCGGCAAACATCGCATCTGCTTTTGCATCGATACCCGCGCCGTTGTTTTTCAGTTCTGTATTGGCTTCTTTCAGCAAGGCCAGCAAGCTGTTATAGATATCTTCCTGTTTGTCGTAGGTGGGTTTAATATTACCATTCTCTACAGACTGCAATGCTTTGGAATAAGGCACGTCACCATAGAGATCCGTGAGGTAAGCGAAATTGAATGCCATCAGTACCTTGCCAGCGGCTACATAGGCCGGCTGCTGGGTGCTGGTAGCTTCCTGCTGCATGGTTTTAACAATCATTGCGCGCTGGTAGATATCGGACCATTCTACGGCTGTCCAGCGAAACAGCTCATAGTCGTTGTTCCGGATCAGGGTGATGTATCTGCCTAATGCGGCAGGCCTTCTGGCGAAACCATTTTCTGCATAGGCATAGGCGGTTTGTGTGATGGCCTCTGTGAGGTGATATTCCGGTCTGGTAACAGATGGACTATTCGGATTGGTATTGATGCTGTCAAAGTCTTTTGTGCAGCTGGCAAATGTCAGTGCTGTCAGCAGACCTGCTATTATTTTATATGGTTTCATGATTGGCATAGATTAAAAGTTGCAACTAAGTTTAGCGCCATAAGATCTTGTTCCCGGCAGTGTCCAGTGACCTACGCCCTGATAGCGCTGGTTGGAGAGACTCATCGTGATCTCCGGATCGTAACCATTGCCGGCGGCGGTCCAGATATACAGGTTGTTACCGATCAGCGAGAGAGCCAGGTTGCTCAGGAAAGGAATACGACGCATTACATTTCTGCCGAAGGCATAGGTCAGTGATACTTCTTTCAGCTTTACATAAGTAGCGCTGTAAGTTTCGTTTTCGTAGTATTTCCAGTATTTGTTGTCGTAATAATCGGCGGCTGCGATGATGATATCGTTTTGTTTGTAGGTACCATCCCCTTTGTCGATTACGCCTTCCATGATCATACCGTCGTTACGTACATTGCCGTTGGCATCGGTCCAGGTGAGGCCGCCGTGTGCAGCATCTCTTCCTGGCAGGGTATTGGTTGTACGGCCATCCTGGATGAGGCTCTTCGCTACATAAGAGTAGTAAGAACCGCCCTGGCGCCAGTCGATCAGGAAGTTTAAGGTCAGGTTTTTATAGCGGAAGTTATTGTTGAATCCTACCATGAAATCCGGGTTGTAGTTGCCGATTTTCACCAGTTCAGGGTCCTGTTGTTGCAGGCCGTTCTTGTTCAGCAGGGCTTGTCCGGCAAAGGGACCTTCTTTCACTTTCACCCAGCTTCTGCTATAGAAGTCGCCCATTTTGGTGCCTTCTTTAATCTGGTAAACCAGGTTGCTGCCATCCGTGCTACCCAGCATGTAACTGGTAACAGCAGGGGTGAGGGAGATCACCTTGTTTTGGTTCTTTGTAAAGTTGATATCCGATTTCCAGGTGAAAGCTCCTTTTACCGGAACGGTGTTCAGACCTATTTCCCAGCCACTGTTCTGGATGTTGCCGGCATTAATAAGCATATTGCTGGCGCCGGAAGCAATGGTAGTAGGTACCTGGATGATCTGGTTGCGGTTGTTGGTTTTGTACCAGGTCACGTTGATGCCTAAACGATCTTTGAAAAAGCCTGCTTCCAGACCAGCTTCGTAGGACGTGGCGATTTCAGGTTTCAGCTGGCTGTTGCGCTGGCTGAAGCTGATGGTAGCACGTTTTACGCTACCCCAGTCGGTATCGAATGGTACGGTATTAAACAACTGATAAGGATCTGTATCTGAACCTACCTGCGACCAGTTGGCTCTTACTTTCAGATAGGAAAGCTGTTTCCAGCGGATGTCCAGCATTTCTGAAAGAATAGCACTTAAGGATACAGACGGATAAAAGTAGGAATTGTTGGAAGGGGGCAGGGTACTGCTCCAGTCATTTCTGGCGGTGAGGTTCAGGAAGATATAATCCTTATAGCTGATCTCACTCATGCCATACACGCTGTTGATACGTTTGTGAGATTTTGATTGTGCGTTGATGATGGATCCGGCTGCGGCATTGGAAAGATTGTATACCTCCGGGAGCGTAAGGCTGCCGGCAGATTGCTGATTGGATTGCAGTTGCTGATCCATGCGGTTACCACCTACGGCTACAGACACTTTAAAGTCGTTTTTCAGCTCCGGTTTGTAGGTCAGGAGGAAGTCGCTGTTTTGTTCTTTGAACTGGTTGTTGCCCAGTACATAGGCGCCTTTGGGATTTCTTTTGGCACTGAAAGGACGTTTCTGGTCTTCTGAGATAGCGTAGTAGTCCAGCCCGGTGCGCAGCATCAGGGTCAGGTCTTTACGAAGGTCCAGCTGTACCTGTACGTTACCGGTCAGGCGGTTGCGGTTGTAGCTGTTGGTTTCTTCGTAGGCGATGAGGTAAGGATTATCATCGGTACTGTAAGGATTGTATTGTTGCAAGCCTTCTTTGCCCGGTATCCAGTAGTTGCGTAAAGCATGAATATCTACGTTGGGGGTCAGTTTATACAGCTGCATGGTCACGCTCTCGGTATAGGCAGAAGGACGGTTATCGCTGGAACTGTTGGTATAGGCGATATTGCTGCTGACATGAATCGACTTATTGAGATGATAGGTACCGGAGAAGGTCAGGTTATTGCGCTTCATATCGGTGTTGGGAACGATGCCCTGATTCTGCATATTGGCATAGGAGATCCGGAAGTTACCGGCATCGCCGCTTTTTGATACGGCAATATTGTTGGTCAGTGTGCGTCCGGTGCGAAAGAAGTCCTTGATACGATTGGGATAGGCTTTCCATTCCAGGGGAACCGGTTTGCCGTTTTGATCCAGTGGACTATTCCATTGTACCAGGTTACGGCCGGTGTTCAGTTGCGGGCCCCAGGCGCCGGTGCTGAGGGTATTATCCGTACCATACCAGTCGCCGCTGCCGAATTCGTTCTGGAATTCCGGGAACAGATAGGCTTTGTCGAACATGACCGTGGAGTTGAAGCTAACCCCCAGGCCTTTTTTGGCAGGACCGGATTTAGTGGTGATAAGGATCACACCGGAACCGGCGCGGCTGCCGTAGAGGGCTGCAGCGCTGGCGCCTTTCAATACGGTGATGCTGGCAATATCGTCTGCGCTGATATCGCTGATCGGGCTGCCGTAGTCGATGGTTTGTTTACCATCTACTGCCTGTGCCGGATTCTGAATGGCAGGCGCTACAGGTACACCGTCAATTACGTATAAGGGTTGGTTTTCTTTGCTGATAGAAGATTGGCCGCGTATGGTGACCATTACGCTGGAACCGGGATCGGAACCGGTACTGCGGATACTTACACCCGGTACGCGTGCAGCCAGACTGTTCATCACGTTGGGTTGAGGTACATCGCTTACGTCTTTTGAAGATAACTGGGAGATGGCGTATCCCAGGTTACGTTCTGTTTTTTTGATGCCGAGTGCCGTTACTACTACTTCTCCCAGTGCTTTGGTGGAGGGAGGTGGTAATTCAAACTGCGTAGCAGGAGGTGTTTCCTGCTTTTTAACGGGCTGTGTGACACTGAGAATCGCGTAATTGCCAACGATGCGG
Coding sequences within:
- a CDS encoding SpvB/TcaC N-terminal domain-containing protein; protein product: MKSFYLLLLVCCFSVNVRSQGLPQITPPSPQAISFAKYGDIPLNEFIGLPKIGVPLFNVTARDLTIKMDMSYLNSGCKISELPSWVGLGWNLNAGGVITRAARGIADEHPTNGILARAWDPRTTDAYYLAGINEGLFDAESDIFYFNFGQYSGKFFLYKENGQIKCAPSVKSDIQIIPPSQASTFDGYWKVTTPDGNQYYFGETTESREWTTTAPSSAPSGQHYVSGWYLTKIVTSKGNTASLQYKKTGSHTTYSYSETKHTKLISSGGPHPSQFDNSGTSSVINDIVLLERITFPGGKFEFTSNTARQDMSNAKCLDAIMLFDEKGTRIKGYNFSYSYFPTQQADGMKLKLSGITEVDADNLPANKPYVFRYNESSGFPGVNSKAQDHWGYYNGAFGNTSLIPQIDRCNPQYYVYDALLTTQKPADRNPNPAFAILGVLENIKYPTGGETAFEYEGNNYLAEEECEVAVQIKDASMNIGQSVDYPDNRTNIIVEEQTLNLTRNQDLTITLTADVRNNSGPLNFVNAQFRVLNANGTVLKEVSFENAYNNLYTNKLFLNPGTYKVQVIVDNPSNAVVFMDGFTFSAYIAYTIVAPGQKANAIVGGVRCKRIVSFDGISHNNDLVQEFKYTASDNNDLSSGHLYSYPTYAYTVSKQPCPIPSYPIQALRYVTATVAPLGYFQGSHVAYRRVVVTHKGTTDAGSIEKTYSVDPLMNRWVPFVTEPGRDWENGNLLTETIYNASKKKVQETINTYGRGISYHHIDNAVLYRQSEACGGFDIAAEYVPLTYAHTVGNKFFLAQAEVKQYSYDAAGNAQVLSNTTNYAYDHPTYMQLSSVKTIDSKGQSLTTTHKYPYDSTSHPVYNAMVQRNQINAVIEKIKKVGTTQIERQVNNYNFIHTDQRIIEVANIDVQQGTSPLERRFNFSKYNDVGNIQEMNKTDDVREVYLWGYNNVYPVAKIIGADYNTAKQYVNQAILDNVNNAYTDVQMRDELKKLRVSLPAALITTYTYSPLNGLTSETDPAGRTTYYEYDKLGRLKVIKDQQGKILKHYDYKYGAAN
- the catB gene encoding type B chloramphenicol O-acetyltransferase translates to MENFFESPFKGKIIAEHITNPNIIAGRYSYYSGYYHGHSFDDCARYLMPDRDDVDKLIIGSFCSIGTGVSFIMAGNQGHRYDWISSFPFYFMNEEPAFATSLNAFRGAGDTIVGNDVWIGAEAMIMPGVKIGDGAVIGSRALVTKDVMPYAIVGGNPAKEIKKRFSEQQIAQLLAMRWWNWELDKLRLAMPLLCANDIEALYLFSLQHGNS
- the pafA gene encoding alkaline phosphatase PafA, translating into MRISKILLLAILMAGNSLYAQQLNRPKLVVGIMVDQMRWDYLYRYYNRYGSTGFKRLLREGFSCEQTMINYVPTVTAAGHAAVYTGAGPAMNGIVGNDWYDRASGKSVYCVYDSAVSTIGTGKTTAGGMSPHYLQSTTVGDELRIGTGFQSRVIGIALKDRAAILPAGHGANAAFWYDDATGNFISSTWYMNNLPAWAEAFNQEQRAAKYIQQPWQTLYPAATYTASTADDKFYEVPIPGEDKPVFLHQFNKGKDYDLLKYSPLGNTLTLDFAKAAIQGYDLGKNATDLLALSFSTPDIAGHSFGPNAIEMEDMYLRLDKELGAFLSWLDQRYGKDYLVFLTADHGAVHSPGFLQDNRLPGKAEKMGRATALNEAIHKNWGIPKAILSDAGTQLYLDTAAISKAGVPMASLQQFIKVQLKAISGIGDVVAMDDLRSGYLPAPYNSMYVNGWHAKRSGDMMMVPAPGVKNGSIMGTTHGTMYPYDTHIPLVWFGWQITPGSSYRPVSITDIAPTLSALLHIQMPSGTTGQVITEVMPGRK